TGTTCCAGATACAAAGCTTTAAAGGGAAATGATGCCTGTTTTAAAAATATAAGTAAAAAGCTGATCACAATAACAATTAAAGAATTGATCCAGCTTAATTTTCGTTTTGAGGTGATCCATATACAGATCAGGCTGCCAATAATAAACCCTACAGTCTGGTAATTTCTGATCGTACTGATAAGGTCATTGAATTGTATGGAATCAATATTGTTTTTCTCAAACAGTTCAACTAAACTACCAGAGTTTTTAGCCGAATTTAAAAACAACTGCGAAAGGTGTATATCCGTTAAATAGGAAAATAACCTTGGCGGAATAAGAATAAAGTTAAAAGCAATAATCTGGATGACGATGTATTTGATTTCTGTTTTATTAAAAATATTCATGCTAGTATGTAAGTAACAAAAATAGGAAAACAAAAAAGAGAAACCTTAAGGTCTCTCTAAAATCATTGATACATTTTTTACTTTTTACATTGTACAAAAAATCAAATTGTACAAACCTACCAAGGACTAATTCCAATCTCATCTTCAATATCATTACTGAAATACTGACCTGTTGGCCCGTTTTCATCAGTCAGAGTGTGCTTAATGATAAAAGAAGCAGCGCTTTCTACGGATCCCGGTCCGCTGTGGGCATTGAAGTCTGTTGCTGTATAACCGGGATCTATTACATTGACCTTAAAGGGAAGTTCCCTTAATTCATACGCCAAAACAATGGTGTATGCATTCAACGCTGATTTTGATGGCCCGTAAGCGGCTCCCTTTACATGATAATACTTCCAGCTGGGATCGCTATGTAAAGTCAGAGAACCGAGCCCGGATGTGATATTGCTGATTCTCGGGCTGTCTGACTTTTTAAGAAGATCTAAGAAAGCCTGTGTAACGCTGATCACTCCGAAGAAGTTGGTATCGAAGACTTGCTGGATGTCCTTAATAGAAGTTTCTGAAGCCGTTTGCGGATTGATACCCAGAATTCCTGCGTTATTGATGAGAACATCCAGTTTGCCCTGTTCCCTTTCAATAGTATTCCTCGCTTCCGAAATAGAATCGGGGTTGGTAACATCTATTTCAATTGCTTTGATATTCTGATATCCTTTATCCTGAAGTTCTTTTACTACAGCTTCTCCTTTTTCAAGACTGCGGCTTCCAAGGTAGACCAATAGTCCTTTTGATGAGAGTTGTTTTGCAGTTTCCAGGCCAATGCTTCTGTTGGCACCTGTGATTAATACTGATTTCATTTTCTTGTTTTATTTAGTGATGTAAAGGTGAGGTATTAAAAAATGAGATCTTTTGTCATTTGGCAAAAAGTGATTTTAGCGTATATTTTTTCTTATCCTGCTCAGGGAAGACTGTGTGATACCAAGATATGAGGCGATATAGGAAAGAGGAATGCGATTGACCACAGTAGGGTAGATTTCAAGAAATTTGAGATAACGGGTGGTCGCATCTTCTGAAACCAGAGGGCTTCTTCTTTCTACCTTCTGGATCAGTGCTCTTGAAATAATTTTATGAACAATAGCTTCCCATCCGACAATGGTCTGCAACAGTTCTAGCCAGTCTTTGCGTGAAAAAACGATCATCGTACAATCCGTAACTGCCTGAACGTATGTGCTGGAATGAATTTCGTTATCAAAACTTTCCAGATCCACGACCAGGTTATTTTCCTCGATAAAGTATTTGGTAATTTCTTCTCCTTTATTATCATAATAGCAGACCCGTAGAATACCATCAACGATAAATCCTACCTGTCTGGCAATTTTTCCGGCTTCGGAAAAATATTCATCTCTGGAAAGATGAAGTTCGGTGGATTTACTTTTTATAAATTCGATCTGCTGTTCATTGAGATTCCCAAACCTTAAAACGAAATTGAATAATTCTTTCATGCCCGAAATTTAGCTAAAGAAAATGATACCGTATTTGCCTTTTGGCAAAAAATACTTTTAAAGCTATTATGGTTTGCCGTACAATTATTATAGGGGAGTTTCCTGAACAATAAACAATTTGTGGATAATATTCAGAGAAAAGTAAGCGATATTATGTTTAAAATAGCTAAAATTGCCTCGCGAATTTTGTTTATACTAAAGAAGAAAAATACATGAAAAGGCTGGGGAAGATGTTTTTTGTACTATTGATAGGGACTTCAGAGTTAGTTTTGGCGCAAATCAAAGCAAAAGTAATCGGTATTAAGGATGGTGATACGATCCTGGTTCTTGATAAAAATAATAACCAGACCACATTACGTCTTGCTGAGGTAGATTGCCCTGAGAAAGGTCAGCCATTTGGAAAAAATGCCAAACAACTGACAAGTGATCTGGTGTATGGAAAAGAGATCCTATACTATAAAACCACTTCTGACCGTTACGGACGCATCATTGCCAAAGTATATTTCGATAAAGATCAGTACCTGTCCGAAGAGATTATAAAAAAAGGATTGGGATGGTGGTATTACCAATACTCCAATAATGAAAACCTTGGAGTACTTGAATCAAAAGCCAGAAGTCTTAAATTAGGATTATGGTCCGGAAGTGAAACAATTTCTCCATGGGAATGGAGGAAGAAAAAAAGAGAAGCTTCCCAACTTAGAGCAAAAGCTAAATTATCAGGAAATTCTCTAAGAGAAATAGCAAGGTAAATACTTTACCAGCTGTCAGGGTTGCTCATCAGAATAGTTTAAGAATATTCTTAATCTTTCGATATAGATATTTTATAACGCCATAAATTATTTGTTGAAAGAATATCTCCACAAGAATATGGAGTATTCCAAGAAATAACCGGATAAATAACTCAAGAATGATGGTCATTATTTACACGTCTTTGATAAAATCTTCATATTCATAGTAGAACCTTTCAAAGCCATCCATTTTTTCGACAAAAAATTCAAATATTTCGCTCCACGTATTTTTATTGAAAATTGAAACATGATGCTTTTCAATCCAGATCTTACTGATAACTTTTCCGTTTTCCAGTGTAAAAAACTCATCTTTATTAAAATCTCCCACATAATCTTTTAGAATGTCCTCCAAAGACCATATCTTTTCATAATACGCATTTCTGAAAATCTCATCCTTCATTTCAATATCCAGGGATACTTCGGCTTTTTTATTATCCGCATGGAATTTGAAAGAAAAATCTTTGATCTTGGTATCGTACAACATCCATTTTCTTGGAAAAGATTTCCCAAAGGCGGTCCAAAATTCTTTCTTTAGTTGCTGTGCTTCTTGTTTACTGAACATACCGCAAATTTAATGAATTATGAGGAAAAGGGAGGGGGGAGAGCGAAAAAGGCGAAAAAGCGGACTTACTTATTGGTAAAATTGTGAAAATCGCTTAATCGATAAAAACGCCTTAAGGCTGGAGAAATATATAGTAAAGATTGAAATCTTAGAGTTTGATAAAAGAAAAAAAGAGCTATTTAAAAGCAATCTTGCACCTCAGTGATTTTGCTATTTTCTATTCCAACAGCTTCACAATTAGATTATTTCACCATTCGGTAAATTAGCAATTTCGCAACTTCCCACATATGAAACTATTTTCTTAAATTTGCTGTAATGCTGTCAAAAAAATCTCAATATGCTTTTAAGGCACTTTCATATCTTGTAGAAAAGAGAAATGAAGGGCCAACCCTTATTTCTGAAATTGCGGAACATAAGAAGATTCCGCTTAAATTTCTGGAAAATATTCTGCTTGAACTCAAGAAATCTGATATCCTTGATAGCAAGAAAGGCAAGGGTGGTGGATACTTCTTTAAAGAAAATCCTGCCGATGTAAAACTGGCGAAGATCATTCGCCTGGTTAATGGTCCTATTGCAATGCTTCCGTGTGTAAGTCTTAATTTTTATGAAAAATGTGACGATTGCAACGAAGATCATTGTGGTTTGCACGATGTCCTCATTGAGGTTCGGGATGCTTCACTTAAAATTTTAGAAGAAAAAACATTAATGGATCTGATCGACTGATCGGGTCCTTTTTTTGAATTGTTAGTCTACTTTTTTGGTAGGATAATTATTTTGTTTGATATTTGCAGGATGCCAAATGAACAAACTATGATTTCAAAAAATGTTGCAGATACACTAATGTGGCTTTTGCAGAAGGAATGCAGAGGCCAGCTTATCAAAAATATGTTCTTACCTGAAAGTGTTGTTAAACTAATACTTGTATAGAATGGTCATCTCAAGAAAAATGCAGGTAAGGTTGAATGTATTACTGGTAACGGTTGCTATATTGGTTATTGTTGTTTTTTCCATGTACAGCCTGGGGTATCTTGATGAACTGACCCATATCCTCGCAAAAGACAATTATATATTTTATTGGATGTTGCTGGTGGGGGTTTTTGCAGAAATTGTTGCCGGATCAATGGGAATGGGTTATGGTGTGATTTGTACAACAACACTGCTTTTTCTTAATATTCCGCCCCATATTGTAAGTGCAAGTATTCATTCTGCTGAAAGCTTTACAACTGCTGCGGGAAGCATCAGTCATATCAAATTGAAGAATGTAAGCAAGACCTTGGTTAGAAAACTAGCTATTCCGGCGATTATAGGAGCCATCATCGGTGCATTATCCCTTACGTATCTTGGAGAATACTACTCTAAAATTACCAAAACCATTATTGCATTTTATACTTTATATCTTGGTTTTCAAATCTTATCCAATGCTTTTAAGCCTAAACAAAATAAAGCCCTGAAAAGAAAAACGAATCTCACCAGCCTGGGGCTGATCGGAGGGTTCATAGATTCTTTTGCAGGGGGAGGATGGGGCCCTTTGGTTACAGGGACTTTAATTAAGAATGCTTTTACTCCCAGATTTGCAGTAGGAAGTTCTACTGTAGCCAAGTTTATTTTAACCATAACTGCTGCAATAACCTTCTTTTTTACCCTGGGAATTCAGCATTGGAATATTATTCTGGGTCTTTTGATCGGAGGAATTATAACAGCACCTTTTTCAGCAATGCTCACTGCCAGATTACCGGTGAAAAAAATGTTTTTATTCATAGGAAGTCTGGTTATTGTAATGAGTCTGATAACCATATACAAATCCATTTTCAAATAGTACGATTATTGTGGAAAAATAAAAGGGTCAAAACGATTTTCAGTTTTGAAAATATTTTACTTTTACAGCATAATAAATAGCATATGAATTTACATATTGTTGCGCTTTTTAAGTTTAATGAAAATTACTTGATGGAAGCGGTAGAATTGTTTCAGACCCTGGTAAGAGAAACAAGAAAAGAAGAAGGCTGCCTGCAGTACGACCTTATTGAAGATAAGGATAATAAAGGAACTTTTTTTCTGATAGAATTATGGGAAACATCAGAACACCATAATAATCATCTGGGGCAGGATCATCTTCTCAATTTCCGTACGGATTCTTCCAGAATGATGGAAAGCTCAACGGAAGTATACAAAGGATTTAAAATCTATTAACAAACCCAATGTTAAAAGGCTGTTTACCATTGTAGACAGCCTTTTATTAGAAAAAATAGAAAGTATTAAAATTTAAGATTTTTATTTTACGATTAACTTTTTGGTTTCACTATTTCCACCATAAGTTATTTTAACAAGATAGGTTCCTGAAGTAAGCATTGATAAATTAAGGTCTTGCTTATAGAAACCGGTTTGATTGGTAAGCTCTGATTTGTAGACCTGTTTTCCTGAAAGATCATATACTTCTACACTTCCTTTATTGTTTGCCTTTTCTTTTACATCAAAAAGTACGGTCACTTTTTTATCAGCTGTTGTAGGATTAGGATACAATCCAAAGGAAGCTTTGGTGCCAACCTCTTTGATTCCTAAAGTTGAGCTGATATTTTTATATTTAAAATACATATTTCCTGTAGACGCTCCACCGTTAGAAGTAAAATACATTCTGTAATATTCCGAACCTTGTTTTACATAGTAAACAACATCATTATAAATCCCGGATGTTGGCTTCCATGAATGGCCGATTGATGTAATATTCGAGGAAAAAGCGGTGGATACTGGAATGTTTGAAGTTGCAACTTCCTGTGTTTCCGGTTGAACTTTTGCAACCTTAGTAGTAGGACTCTGAATAACTCCAGACATTCTGTACATCATAATATTCATATAGAATGTCCAATATCTTGTAAACATCAAATCCCAGTTTGCCTTTGGTGGTTCAAGATTAGCTACTTTGTCTCCCGTAGTAAATGAGAAATAATTAAAGTAGGCATCATCTGTTCCGTTCGCAATTGTTTTGGTTTGCGTTGCTTCCCACGATGATCCGTTCCATTTAGAATACTTAAAAGTATAACCACCGAAGTAATCGGTAATCATAAATTTTACATAAGTATTGCTAGAAAGGTATTTTAAAACAAAAATTACTTTTCCATCGATATGATGGGTCCCTCCGTTATAGTCTCCCCATCCGTACGTAGCTGAACCTTGCTCAAATGCTCCTTCCTGAAGAGAAGTCGTCTGGTCCGGATTATATAATGGAGATCCCCATGATGCTATATTGGCGATGTTAATATTATCCCAATCCGCTGGTACTGCAGAGGCCTGGTAAACCTCTATATTTTGGGCGTCATTGATTCTTGTTCCAAAACTCATACTTGAATTTCTAAAAAATGCAATATCCCATGAATCTGCAGGTTGTGAAATAATATTATTTGTACTGAAGTCAAAGAATACCCGGTTTTGATAGTTGGGACCAGTGGTTAAATTGACCGTTGTATACCCATTAACATCTGTTTGGGCTAATACTGTTTGATGTACAGCCAGTGCAAGCATTGAAGTCAAAAGTAGTTTTGTTCTCATCTCTTATTGTTAGTTATTTAGAATTATTCTACAAAATTATATATTTATTTTTAATGATTCTAAATAAAAACATGACTTTTGTCGTGTTTTAAGATTAATTTTTTTTAAACTTTAGCGTGACAGTAGACCCTTTCATGGATTTTGAACATAAAAGGCTGACTTCAAAAAGCCAGCCTTAACAAAACATAAGTTAATATCTAATAGATCTTATTTTTTGATGAATTTTGATTTTGTGACTGAGCCGTCTTTTGTTTCAATAACAATGTAATAGATACCTGTTTGTAATGTGCTGATATCGAATCTTTGATTATTTAACTTTCCTTCAGCTACTTTTTGACCCGCTGAAGAATAAACCTCAATATTTTTAAGATCTTTTTTTGTTACAAATTGCAATGCTGTGTTTTCTGGGTTAACAGCAAATTGGATAGCATCTTTTGATTTGATAGGGTCAGATACAGCCAGACTTGATGTAGTATTATAGACCACATTATCAATTTGGATCGCCACGTGGCTTGCTGTTGGTGTAAATTTGAAAACAATGTAGGTAGAAGTGGATGCAGGAATATTTACATTCACATTCACATTAGTACCTACGGTTGATAACGTTACAGGATTTCCAACAGGTGTAAATGTAGACATATCTGTTGGATTGGAAGCCAGCCCAATTTGAATACTGCCCGGACCAGGCGAAGGAGATACTAAGCTGGTAGTAAATGATAACGATTTATCTCCTGCAGGAGCAACAATCTGAGGGGTAATTAAATACGAAGGCTCGCTTGTATTGTTTCCCGAGTAAGCCTGAACAGCCTTGTTTGCATCAGTTGTAACGATCATTAACGGCGCTGGGGGAAAGGGCATCGGATTGGGCGCTAGTTTAGCAGTCCATCCGTTTTGGGGGAAAGTTGTGCTGCCTGAAGTGAAATTATCAAAATTCTCATTTATTGTTGGTAACTGAGCATTAATTGCAATCGCAGAAAACATTAAAACTCCAGAAAGTAATTTTAGATTCATAATATTATTTTTATTTAGAATTATTCGACAAAAGTAATAAATTATTTTTATCTGTTCTAAATAAAGCATTATATTTGTCGAAAATTTGTGTCTATGAAGAAGAAGGTGCTTTCTATACTCTCATTATCCATAGTCTTTTGGATGAATGCACAGGAAAAAGATTCTCTTAATCAGAAAAAAATTGAAGAAGTTGTTATCACAGGACAGTATATGCAACAATCGATCAATAAATCGATTTATAAAGTTGAAGTTATTGATGCTGAACAAATAAAAAATATGGCGGCGACCAACGCTGCTGACGTTCTTAACCAAACACTTAACATACAAATCACTCCAGATACCAATTCCGGAAATTCAACTGCTAATATCATGGGATTAGGCGGGAGCTATGTCAAAATTTTGATAGATAATATTCCGGTTGTAGGAGATACGGGTTTAGGAAGTAATATAGACCTTACGAAGATCAGTTTAAGTAATATTGAGAGGATTGAAGTTGTAAAAGGAAGCATGGGCGTGGAATATGGTAATGGTGCACTGGCAGGCGTTATTAATATCATCACTAAAAAAAGCAGTCATAAAAAATTAAGTATAAGAGCGGCACTACAGGAGGAAACGGTGAGGGATGGCTATGATTTAAGGAAAAGAGGGAAAGGCAGACATATTCAGAATGTGAATGTAGGTTACAACTTTAACGATCACTGGTTTACCAATATAAGTTTTAACCATAATCAGTTTATGGGATATCAGGGAAATAGTGAAGGATATAAGTATTTCGGACAAGATAATAAACGGGGTTATGAATGGAATCCAAAAGATCAGTATGAAGCAACAGGATTGATCAAGTACACCAAGAATAAAACTTCAGTTTTCTATAAAATATCTTACTTAAGCGAAAAATTTAATTTTTATAATCCTAAAGTTGACAGAATTTCACTTAATGACGGACAAGGTGGTGTAACCTATACAAGTACAGACAGGGAATATAATACGGAGCGTTGGCTTCATCAGTTGAATATTCAGACCAACCTGGGCCAGATCCGCTACACGGGAGATTTCTCTTATCAGAATCAGGATCGGAAGTACTTTGATTATGTATATGATATACCCAACAGAGCTAAAGATACCCATTATGATGAAAGATCTTATTACAAGACCGATGTATTTTATTCAAGAGGAATGTTCAGTAATTTTCTCGATAACAAGAAATTTGACTTCCAGTTAGGCTACGAATTAGACCATACCAATGGGTATGCTGCATTAATTGCAGGGGATTTTGACGGGCAAAATATCAGAAGAAAGATTTTTACCTATGGCAACTTTATTTCTGCAGAGTGGAATGTTTCGGATAAATTCTCAGTAAGACCCGGAGCAAGATTATCCCTTAGCAATAAATTTGATAATCAATTCAACTATTCGGTGTCTGCAAGGCTGAAAACATCTGAAAATTCCAATCTAAGAGGTATTTTCGGAACAGCCAATCGCTATCCTACCTATGATGAAATGTTCACTTATTTCGTTAACGTAAATCACGACATTCAGGGAAATCCTGATCTTACTCCTGAAAAAGGATATTCTGTCGGTGCATTCTGGGATCAGGGCTTCACCATAGGAAATGGATGGAAATTCAATTATAACCTGGAAGCTCTGTACGTTGATCTGAAAGATAAAATTGAAATGGTTATGATTAAAAGACCTTCCACTTATAAGTACATGAACATAGATACGTACAGAAGTCTTTTGTTTGGTGCCAATGCCAATATTGTCAAAGACCAGTTTACTTTAGGAGTAAGGACTTCCCTAAATGGTATTTCTGTGTCAAAACAAGATATGGATATTGCCTCACCAACGGACTTTCAGTATAATTTCCAGACAGGAGCTAATGTTTCCTATAAACTA
The sequence above is drawn from the Chryseobacterium daecheongense genome and encodes:
- a CDS encoding SDR family oxidoreductase, whose product is MKSVLITGANRSIGLETAKQLSSKGLLVYLGSRSLEKGEAVVKELQDKGYQNIKAIEIDVTNPDSISEARNTIEREQGKLDVLINNAGILGINPQTASETSIKDIQQVFDTNFFGVISVTQAFLDLLKKSDSPRISNITSGLGSLTLHSDPSWKYYHVKGAAYGPSKSALNAYTIVLAYELRELPFKVNVIDPGYTATDFNAHSGPGSVESAASFIIKHTLTDENGPTGQYFSNDIEDEIGISPW
- a CDS encoding Crp/Fnr family transcriptional regulator, which produces MKELFNFVLRFGNLNEQQIEFIKSKSTELHLSRDEYFSEAGKIARQVGFIVDGILRVCYYDNKGEEITKYFIEENNLVVDLESFDNEIHSSTYVQAVTDCTMIVFSRKDWLELLQTIVGWEAIVHKIISRALIQKVERRSPLVSEDATTRYLKFLEIYPTVVNRIPLSYIASYLGITQSSLSRIRKNIR
- a CDS encoding thermonuclease family protein, whose product is MFFVLLIGTSELVLAQIKAKVIGIKDGDTILVLDKNNNQTTLRLAEVDCPEKGQPFGKNAKQLTSDLVYGKEILYYKTTSDRYGRIIAKVYFDKDQYLSEEIIKKGLGWWYYQYSNNENLGVLESKARSLKLGLWSGSETISPWEWRKKKREASQLRAKAKLSGNSLREIAR
- a CDS encoding DUF4268 domain-containing protein, producing the protein MFSKQEAQQLKKEFWTAFGKSFPRKWMLYDTKIKDFSFKFHADNKKAEVSLDIEMKDEIFRNAYYEKIWSLEDILKDYVGDFNKDEFFTLENGKVISKIWIEKHHVSIFNKNTWSEIFEFFVEKMDGFERFYYEYEDFIKDV
- a CDS encoding Rrf2 family transcriptional regulator codes for the protein MLSKKSQYAFKALSYLVEKRNEGPTLISEIAEHKKIPLKFLENILLELKKSDILDSKKGKGGGYFFKENPADVKLAKIIRLVNGPIAMLPCVSLNFYEKCDDCNEDHCGLHDVLIEVRDASLKILEEKTLMDLID
- a CDS encoding sulfite exporter TauE/SafE family protein: MVISRKMQVRLNVLLVTVAILVIVVFSMYSLGYLDELTHILAKDNYIFYWMLLVGVFAEIVAGSMGMGYGVICTTTLLFLNIPPHIVSASIHSAESFTTAAGSISHIKLKNVSKTLVRKLAIPAIIGAIIGALSLTYLGEYYSKITKTIIAFYTLYLGFQILSNAFKPKQNKALKRKTNLTSLGLIGGFIDSFAGGGWGPLVTGTLIKNAFTPRFAVGSSTVAKFILTITAAITFFFTLGIQHWNIILGLLIGGIITAPFSAMLTARLPVKKMFLFIGSLVIVMSLITIYKSIFK
- a CDS encoding putative quinol monooxygenase; its protein translation is MNLHIVALFKFNENYLMEAVELFQTLVRETRKEEGCLQYDLIEDKDNKGTFFLIELWETSEHHNNHLGQDHLLNFRTDSSRMMESSTEVYKGFKIY
- a CDS encoding T9SS type A sorting domain-containing protein; this translates as MRTKLLLTSMLALAVHQTVLAQTDVNGYTTVNLTTGPNYQNRVFFDFSTNNIISQPADSWDIAFFRNSSMSFGTRINDAQNIEVYQASAVPADWDNINIANIASWGSPLYNPDQTTSLQEGAFEQGSATYGWGDYNGGTHHIDGKVIFVLKYLSSNTYVKFMITDYFGGYTFKYSKWNGSSWEATQTKTIANGTDDAYFNYFSFTTGDKVANLEPPKANWDLMFTRYWTFYMNIMMYRMSGVIQSPTTKVAKVQPETQEVATSNIPVSTAFSSNITSIGHSWKPTSGIYNDVVYYVKQGSEYYRMYFTSNGGASTGNMYFKYKNISSTLGIKEVGTKASFGLYPNPTTADKKVTVLFDVKEKANNKGSVEVYDLSGKQVYKSELTNQTGFYKQDLNLSMLTSGTYLVKITYGGNSETKKLIVK
- a CDS encoding choice-of-anchor J domain-containing protein; the encoded protein is MNLKLLSGVLMFSAIAINAQLPTINENFDNFTSGSTTFPQNGWTAKLAPNPMPFPPAPLMIVTTDANKAVQAYSGNNTSEPSYLITPQIVAPAGDKSLSFTTSLVSPSPGPGSIQIGLASNPTDMSTFTPVGNPVTLSTVGTNVNVNVNIPASTSTYIVFKFTPTASHVAIQIDNVVYNTTSSLAVSDPIKSKDAIQFAVNPENTALQFVTKKDLKNIEVYSSAGQKVAEGKLNNQRFDISTLQTGIYYIVIETKDGSVTKSKFIKK
- a CDS encoding TonB-dependent receptor, coding for MKKKVLSILSLSIVFWMNAQEKDSLNQKKIEEVVITGQYMQQSINKSIYKVEVIDAEQIKNMAATNAADVLNQTLNIQITPDTNSGNSTANIMGLGGSYVKILIDNIPVVGDTGLGSNIDLTKISLSNIERIEVVKGSMGVEYGNGALAGVINIITKKSSHKKLSIRAALQEETVRDGYDLRKRGKGRHIQNVNVGYNFNDHWFTNISFNHNQFMGYQGNSEGYKYFGQDNKRGYEWNPKDQYEATGLIKYTKNKTSVFYKISYLSEKFNFYNPKVDRISLNDGQGGVTYTSTDREYNTERWLHQLNIQTNLGQIRYTGDFSYQNQDRKYFDYVYDIPNRAKDTHYDERSYYKTDVFYSRGMFSNFLDNKKFDFQLGYELDHTNGYAALIAGDFDGQNIRRKIFTYGNFISAEWNVSDKFSVRPGARLSLSNKFDNQFNYSVSARLKTSENSNLRGIFGTANRYPTYDEMFTYFVNVNHDIQGNPDLTPEKGYSVGAFWDQGFTIGNGWKFNYNLEALYVDLKDKIEMVMIKRPSTYKYMNIDTYRSLLFGANANIVKDQFTLGVRTSLNGISVSKQDMDIASPTDFQYNFQTGANVSYKLKNAGTAFNLYYKYTGPSRLYVLEGNAFRLGKNDGFHMMDFIVSQPFWKNQLELSAGVKNIFDVTTINSTANGGNAHTAGSDRLNLYYGRSYFARLMYQF